TATTAGGAGAAAGGTAACCCCACAAAGGAGGGAGTAGGTCAGGACTCGGAGTTCCGTTTGAAATTGAAACTCCAGTATTCTTTTTTAACAGTTTCAAGTTAATTGCTTTGAAACTTTATTACGTAGTAACTTTTCGACTAGACGAGGTTAGAAAATAAAAGATTCGGAAAAAGGGTTCACTTGTACATTGTACTGACAAATATTTACCATATCAAATTATGTTAAAGTAATGAAATTAAAATTTCTCTGTtgataaataaaatattaaaattttgGAGAAAGTTCCAATCTTTAATGCAACTTAAATTAAGACACATATTAATATACTTCCTACTTTTTAATCTCCATCAAGATCTCATTCAAATTTTTTTCTCCTTATTAAAAaggtaaataaataaattccaTAAAACAAAAcgccttttttttttaatctcaAATTAGTAATAGTAAGTACATTCATAAACTTCCCCGAAACATCAGTACACAGGAATCTAGTCACAATTAACAACTTGTCTTTTGGACAGTTGATCTCTCTATATAAATAGAACACAGCTCCCCAATTTCCGTTACTCAGCTCCAAAAAACCTCACAACTCTCTCAAATTCATCAGGTTGAGAGGCCATGGCCACCCCAACACCATTGTTGAAAGATGAGCTTGATATAGTGATACCCACAATCAGGAATCTTGACTTCCTTGAGATGTGGAGACCCTTTTTTCAATCATACCATTTAATCATTGTACAAGATGGTGACCCTTCTAAGACCATTCATGTCCCTGAAGGATTTGATTATGAGCTTTATAATAGGAATGATATTAACAGGATTCTTGGTCCTAAGGCTTCTTGCATCTCTTTTAAGGACTCTGCTTGTCGCTGCTTTGGTTACATGGTTTCCAAGAAGAAGTATATCTACACCATTGATGATGATTGCTTTGTAAGTATACTGCTAATTTCCTCTTTTGCCCTTCTTGTACCCTATTTTGTGTTGAAAAAATTGGATCTTTATGAATTTTTGGGGTTTAAGATCTAGTTTTTAGAGGGTTTGTAATTTATATAGATCTCTCCAACTGAATGACATTGAATATGCTTTTATTTGGACAAGAAATTTGAGGTCCAATTAAGTGTATCTTGGGGATCTGTTGTTATATAGGAGTATAATATTTGCAGAGCCTTTGATGTATGTAGCGTTTTTCATTATTTAGTACTAGTATATATATGTTTAAGTATAGTGGATTCATTTAGCGGATCGGAGCTAGTTTTGGAATTGAAGTGTTGTTGTTTGTTGATATTGATCTATTAAGTGcttcttttgttttagttttatCTGGTCTTTGTTGGAAGATTTTAGCTGATCTATACGTTTAATGTGAAATTAACTGGGCTGAGACTGAATTCAAGATACTGTTATACTAGTTAAGATATGATCTTACTATTTTGCTGCATTAGGATTCGTTTTTTTGGTGTAGTTTTTTCAGATAAAAGAGGCAGCTTGCTTATCTTGGTGCTTTTGTGCATATCTTTAATGTCTTTATTTTCTTGTGGTATTCGTCACCTTTTCTTTTACGTTCATTAAGGTCAATCTTGTATGAGTTTTATTTGTTCACTGCTGTTTGAGCCATCATGATACTTCTATTTCTGAATTTGAAGCCCTTAATGTGatagcttttgttgatctgttGTTTAAAGGGGTTTGACTGAATTTTCACCACCAAATTTGTAGCATTCTCTACTTCTGCCATGTCGATGATGAAATCCATTTCAATGGCCTTGATATCTGATGGTTGCTTCTCTAACGAGGGACATTGCCATACATTGGCGATTTTGTCACCCTTTTTGACTAATTAACCCAATTATTTAATATCTCTTAAATGTGAAGATTCTATTTGATTATCTTGTTACGATGCCATGATCTATAGGTTCAGTAGCTAATGTTTGGGATATAGCATTTATTTGCAAACATGCTGAAGTGACGCTGATGTGCAGGTAGCCAAAGACCCATCTGGCAAAGATATCAATGCACTCGAACAGCACATTAAGAACCTTCTTTGTCCATCTACCCCGCATTTCTTCAACACTCTGTATGATCCATACAGAGAGGGTGCAGATTTCGTTCGTGGATATCCTTTCAGTATGCGTGAAGGGGCTGCCACAGCTGTTTCTCATGGGCTTTGGCTCAACATCCCTGATTATGATGCACCCACACAACTTGTTAAGCCTCGTGAAAGGAACACCAGGCAAGTTCACTTTCCATAAGACAAAAGTTGTAGAGCTTATCTAATTAGTCATAGACTCATAGTTGTAGCGTCTGGCTGCTTGCCAGAAATAATTAGTGCATCCAAATTTTATACTTCCTCTGTTCCAATTTAGCTGTCATGTTTATTTTAATAGTTGTTCCAAAATACTTGTCTTTTTATTAAATTAAGAAAGAATTAATATTTTCTCCCACCTTTACCCTTACTCTAATAAATGTTCGAGAGAGATTAATGTGGTGAAAGCAACGGTAAAAATAAATTGAGATCAAAGAATAAATAAGGGAGTTTAGTCAAATTATCCTTTAAATTAATGTTTTTTTAAGGGGCATGCAAAAGACAAAATGTGACAAGTCAAAGGGAATGAAGGGATGTAGTATTTGTAAAGCTTATCTGTTTGGTCATTACTcagagatttttatttttttatttttttcatttttgaaattaGTATCAATTTCTGTACTTGTCACCAGGTATGTAGATGCAGTTATGACCATTCCCAAAGGCACTTTATTTCCCATGTGTGGAATGAATTTGGCATTCAACCGTGAGCTGATTGGACCTGCAATGTACTTTGGGCTCATGGGTGATGGTCAGCCAATTGGTCGTTACGACGATATGTGGGCTGGCTGGTGTACCAAGGTATTGATAGCATATAtctttctatcattatttatctTCGTAAAGTAGAGCGCTTATTCATCTACGGTCCCTTGGATGTCTCATAGAGTTGTAATGTTTGAAGTGGAAATTACTAAAGTGTGTCATTTTAATGTCTAATGGATGAAGGAATCTGACATAGAATCATCAAAATTGTAGGTGATATGTGACCATTTGGGCCTAGGAATCAAGACTGGTCTTCCCTACATTTGGCATAGCAAAGCAAGCAACCCTTTTGTCAACCTGAAAAAGGAGTACAAAGGCATCTATTGGCAAGAAGAGATCATCCCGTTTTTCCAAGCTGTAACCCTTCCTAAAGAGTGCACAACTGTCCAGCAGTGCTACATCGAGCTCGCGAAACAGGTCAAGGAGAAACTTTCCAACATAGATCCCTATTTCACAAAGCTAGCAGAAGCCATGGCCACTTGGATCGAAGCCTGGGATGAGCTCAACCCTACTGGGGAAAACTTGGCTAAGCTATCCATCTCGAATGACAAGGCAAAGTAGATTGCATTTAGCTTTTGGTGAGTAACTTACTTATCTATTTTACATGTTTAATTTTACTTTGGATTCCGTTCTATGAGACATTGTGTTATTTATTCGTTAGACTTATATTCGAGTACAAAGTTGAGGCTATTTATTGCGAATAAAATGGGTTAATTGCTTTCTCTAGCAGCTCCCATGTGTTATCTTCTAAATTTTCATTTGCTACTGCTGCTCATTCCTTATCAAGTCAGCTAGCCAATCACAACGGTAATAAGCAAAAGATTTAATATTACAGAGAGCAGATCGTAAATACTTCATAGCAAGTTAAAAGGGTCCTATGGACCATATATAGAATGTGATATGCCTTGGAACTACAGGTTCCTTGTCGATGTGATACTCATCAAACTAAGAAAATGATGCTAGAACCATTGTGAGATGGTCTGCGTGTTGTCTTCTGAACTTTCACAAGCACATAAATATTTGGGCTTTTAACACATTGGTCCATCGGCtagaaataataaaaatagttagccaaatattaaaaaaatacacgATGATAATGTttaaaatatgtatattatatattaaTATACAAAAGATGTACATTATTTTGGTGGTGGTTACATTTTGTAGATCCCCCCCTCCCAACCCAAccctcaaaaaaaaaataaaaaaaattgtgagTATCTCGGGTCCAAAGCATTTCTTGATCATTGTACTGCTCCCCTGATGAAACAAAAAAGTATTGCCCCTCCATTTGACTGGGCCAGTTTGCAGCCCAGTTGATTTAAGTCCAGGATATCTGGATCAGCTTAAATCAGAGGTAAAAATAGCACGAGTTAGtcagtttttggactggtcattAAAAATATAGTAAAAATAGCACAGTATAGTCAGctttcggactgatcattcaaaaatagctagctttacgaagtcaatgaaaaatagccactattttgctgcaatagagaccggtccagcataatatactggtgttcggtgcacctgtgtatgaactccagcatattatgctggaccggtataccctgctgactccagtataatatactggagattggagcaacGGTTCTCCAAACTCtagtattatactggacaattatacttgctggaactccagtatattatgttggagttctggtgtacttatgctggaactccatcatattatgctggagttccagcatacttatcctgaaactccagtataatatgctggagttcaaacatacttatgctggaactccagtataatatactggtatatttttcgggttttgaacaatgttttcgctcagatttatctttacatgaaaagtggctaatttcgattacttttaaaactgagctatttttgaacgaccagttgtaaatctggctatttttgaatttctccctgaaaaatagccagcatttgcaaagtcattgaaaaatagccactattttgttgcaacagccaacacggaaagttccagcataatatactggagattggagcacctgtgtatgaaaaccatctggaactccaatatattatgctggaatatttttcggatttgaacagtgtttttgttcagatttatcttatcatgaaaaatggctaaatttcgattgcctttgaaactgtgactatttttcagCTACTatttataaatctggctatttttgaatttcatccAAATCAGAGTACCAGACGATAGTTCGCTACGTATTTACCTTTCTAGTTCTAACTAATGAGCAGAAGTCTTGGTTGTAACTCAAatgtttctttctctttctccaaTGGATCAGTCAGTACCTAGAAAGGAAACCATCATAGTGTCCTCTATTATATCATAAgtaggagtggcaaacgggcaGGTCGGAttcggatatggttcgggtcaataaggataaaaaaaaaaaaaggataaattATCCGttccgacccatatttaatacggataaaaaacgggttgactggcggataatatgggtaaccatattatccatgacttcttgaatatgatcatttTTGGGATATTTCCTAGTTTgccaaacttgaggaacccccaatttgagactttacaaatataaaagttaaactgATTGATTATCCATTGGttacccattggttatccattttctaaatggataatatggtttttatccatatttgatccgtttttaaaaattcattatCCAACTCACTTTTGGATAATATGGATGGTTAACTATTTTCTCTTTAACTATTTTGCCACCACTAATCATAAGTAACTGGTTTCTTTTGTCGGGGAAATCACAGTAGTCTAGTTGGTTGGTTACATAAACTTTTACTTTATTGGTGAGAATTCAATCTCCGGCCTTATAATCGCTCCTCTATTTCCTCTCCCATCCCCCCAATgtataataaaactaaaaaaggTTTCTTATGTGATTCTTTAGACAATGATTCTTATTAGTTGTCTAAACCAACTGATAAAACACACTGCAAAACTAAAATACTTGCGGTAGATCTGTTGGGCTATTACTTCACCGGTACTTGAGAAGACAGACCATGCACTAAACTCCCATTATATTTGAGAATAATGAAATTATGTTAGGTCTAGTATATATAGCCTTACCATATTTCTGCACGAGGCTGTTTAATTCCACAGCTTGCAACGTATTATTAAGGCCATTTCCTACCCCTCACTCCAAATCTTTACTCCAAAATGGAGCAAACTAACTCCAACCATTAGTCCATTTTTtactccaaaaaaaaatattcttttttatattcttctctcttctatattatgttattatcttttattcaaattttattttcttattttcattaaaCAAAtcctatttttttcttcttttttacaaATTCATCCCATATAATTCATATTTCTTTCTTATATaaccatttaaaaaaaattattttataccataaattattaaataatataattttgtAAGCAAATATTATAGATTATACATATTAATagataattcaaataaaagtgaaatcaaTGAAATACAAGATAATTCAATACATATTACATgtagtttaaaattttgtttaaatactacTTAAATATTCAACTTTCACCTCTAGTATGCTCCCATAAATAATCTATTAATGCATTACGAAGTGCAAAATGAGCATCTTTGCccttaatcttttttttttttgtgtcgaCCTAAAAATTATACAAATAAGTGATTTTCATCTACTACTATTTCTACTGTTGGAGTTGCAGCTTCCCAAGCATCTTGAATGGTGCATTAAGAGCACTCTCATCCTCGATTATCATGTTGTGCAGTATAATACATGTAGTTATTATACCATGTAGCACTTCTTTTCTCCAAAAATGTGACGGTCATGCAATAATTGCAGAGCGAGCTTGCAAAACTCCAAATGTACGTTCAACATCATTTCGGCATGATTCTTGTTTCATCACGAAATATTTCTTCTTTGGCGAGCGTGGCTCACGAAGAGTTTGCACAAGGGTAGACCATTTTGGATATATACTGTCACCTAAATAATAACCCACATCATACTTTTCCTTGAATAACATAATGGACGGGAAGAATAATACCTTTAGCAAGATTGAAAAACATATGTAATCACTGTAAAACATTAATGTCATTAATAGTGCCGGGCATACCAAAATATGCATGCCATATCCAAAGGTCATAATCAGCTACAACTTCAAGAATCAATCCCGCTATAACTTCAATATATCatctatcacacctccttttttaccacccgagaggggatataagagagtttttctaattaaagtgacattaatcgaaatgagattattttatttaaaattttttagagtcgccacttggaataatttattttttggtgtcccaagtcaccagtttatttttaaaatcccaaatcgaggaaatatttgactttatttaaaagtctgtgaaccagaaattctagataaggaattttgttaacccgggagaaagtgttaggcattcccgggttttgtggttctagcacggtcgcttagcgatttatacttggcttagattgtctaattacctatttttagaacctatgtgcgtttatccctttaccgcttttaatgcttgattattcgtaattaaggaattaagtcacgcgtacgtgtacacatttcgtttggcgcatcaaaaatcatgtcacgcgtatgtgtccacaattaatcacgctttattaatattaagaaagtttggttgaagttgcatGAATGCATCCCTCGATTTATTTTTAGAACGAAATtcataattatgttacgcgaacgtatacataatcacaataatagtctaagtcgcgcctaaagcaagctacgagtGTTTAAGATTATTTAATATCTAAGTTGTaatattaatgtgagggccataaattagGTGATTCAATTGTGAATGGCACACCTCGGATTTATTTTAAAAGACTTGCATTTCGTTTAAAGCACACTataggtttttattttttttaaactaatcTTGCAATTCAATGCAAGGCTATTGACTATAGGTATGGCCATATAAAGGAAAGTCTCTAGTTATTTAAAAAGAATTGGGCCTGCAAACAAGTCCCTTAAGCTGTTAAAATTTAAATGATCAAGATTGCTGGAAACGAAGGGGTAACTGGGCCTTGGAAACGAATCCAGGAACGAAAGCAAAAGGGCATGGGTCACACGAGCCTGGTTTGGACCAGGCAGCCTCATTTGGGCCATTAACAGGCTTGGACGCTTCTAAAGAAGGCCATTCAGCATTATAACCCATGAGGCTTAATccacatttaaatagccatttgcaCAAATTCTTAAAAAAACCCACAAATGCTGAATACTTTATTCTGCAGTTTTTCAATTTATTGATATGTCATGAGGGATACAATATTAATCTAAACTAACCTAAACTATTTACTAATGCGTTAAGATCAACCATGTAGGCACTTCGACCATAATTGCAATTCTGAAAAATAATCTGAACATGACTTGATAATTGAACATTGAACAAACTTTTGAAAGTGAATGGATTTAGACTTCAAAATTTAAGAGAAGAGAAATATACATGATCAACATACTATTCAACAGACCCTCATAGCAAACAACCAAAACAATGGGCTAGTGATATTATATAGTTATTCCTGGATTTCCAAATGAAACCAACACTGAACTGAGAATCAACACAGAACTAAAACAAATTCTAACAAAACTAACAAAGATATTCATCACCCGACTTTGATCAATACTTACAGAAAGCTTAAGTATTCTAAATACTCAATATGAGGGCCCTTAGCCAAATCACAAACCATCATAATAGACTGAGATCCTAAACTAGACTTAAAGATGAGATACAGAAACAGTGAAAGAAATGAGAAGAAGCGCATAGAAGAGAGCTAAAACTAATGAAGAGGCTAGATGAACTTAAAATAAACATGTGAATAAAATTAAAAGGGCAACATTTATCATTATATCTTCACATTTTAACTACATATTTCAAATGAAAAACAAGCTTGCACTTCACAGATCATTCATGGTCCAAGGAGTACCTGGATATCAAAACAAAGCAAAAGGGAGTGAGGATTTCAGCAAGAGCAGAAATATGAGCACATCAACAGCAAGATTCAGCTTCtttgatgtcacgaccctaaccctgaaccccgttgtgatggcgcctctcgtgaagacaaggccagccaattcaacccaactcaacttttaaagcagttaatcaacataaagatagcctaaacatgatttaaacaatactaaatagcggaaatatcgataataatgcggaaagtccaacctgacacagccctaatcggggtgtcacaagtcacgagcttctctaaaccataatactagtctgctaaagttataaactactacaagtgtttgaaaggaaatagaaagtgatagagaagtagagacatggggttgcggacgtcaacaactacctcgtagtctccgaaaaaccgtctggaactggaggaatcaacactcggggcggtaccagctacgcctgaatatGCAtacagggtgcatggagtaaagtgagtactctaactcagtgagtaataaaggtaaataattactgaaagtaagaaaacacttATACACAGGGTATTCTATAATGAAACAATCAAATAGGTAATTTGtaagcagtaaaccaatgaaagcaaaataaacaggtaattgatGGACAATtatgataaagtaaacacatagaagttcgcccctcgggcacaacatcaACAATTTCCGCCCCTTggactcaatctcacatcacaatgggtacccgcgctcactgggagtgtacaaACTTCGAGAGGGGCCCCTtccggcccaagcgcaatatcaatccatctcgtggcgTCAAAtctaggccttcggcctcatatcaatcaggccacctcgtggcgtacatatgtatctcaggccctcggcctcatatcagtatcaatgttcctcacaatataggccatcggccttactcagtccaaagaTCATCACAAGCCCTTCGGGCTATAGTAAAACattagttctcagcccaaaacatcatttaaaatatcatttaagtctcaaaactggataaaagtggttgagttgcaAAATAGTGGAAaacagcatgactgagttcaagtaataagtcaaaacagtgaggaaatagtgataaaaatccccgaagggttcaaatagttggcacgaagcccaaatatggcaatcagcccaaatcatgatgataacaaataagtttcagtcaaatacgcaataaaaacatcaatcaggacggaccaagtcacaatccccaatagtaaatgaccccacactcatcatcaagcgcgtgtctcacctcaacatagcactacgatgtgcaatctagggtttcaaaccctcagaacatcatttacaatcattactcaccttgaactggCTAAATCTCTAGGTCGCGACGCCtatgcccctcgaattggcctccacgcacgtggaatctatccaaaatcagaacaaatacgtcataatatgctaagggaaca
The Nicotiana sylvestris chromosome 11, ASM39365v2, whole genome shotgun sequence DNA segment above includes these coding regions:
- the LOC104248900 gene encoding probable UDP-arabinopyranose mutase 2; the encoded protein is MATPTPLLKDELDIVIPTIRNLDFLEMWRPFFQSYHLIIVQDGDPSKTIHVPEGFDYELYNRNDINRILGPKASCISFKDSACRCFGYMVSKKKYIYTIDDDCFVAKDPSGKDINALEQHIKNLLCPSTPHFFNTLYDPYREGADFVRGYPFSMREGAATAVSHGLWLNIPDYDAPTQLVKPRERNTRYVDAVMTIPKGTLFPMCGMNLAFNRELIGPAMYFGLMGDGQPIGRYDDMWAGWCTKVICDHLGLGIKTGLPYIWHSKASNPFVNLKKEYKGIYWQEEIIPFFQAVTLPKECTTVQQCYIELAKQVKEKLSNIDPYFTKLAEAMATWIEAWDELNPTGENLAKLSISNDKAK